A window of Ruminococcus champanellensis 18P13 = JCM 17042 contains these coding sequences:
- the hydA gene encoding dihydropyrimidinase: MDLIIKNGTVVTPSGMYKADVGVQDGKIVEIAASIPAEAKEVVDAAGKLVLPGAIDGHTHLAMPFGGTISSDDYFAGTRAAACGGTTTVFDFAMQDFGESMVDTIKRRDAMCAPDAAVDYGFHVAVKDVSGGLLDTMAEAVAYGVPTFKVFMVYDFGVDDGVFYQVLEKAKSCNALIEVHAENRDIIAARTKEFLAEGKTDAWYHYLSRPEFVEAEADMRAIQWAKSLDAPLYIVHLANKQGVEAVTKAQQEGYEIYAETCPQYLEFTSEVYKRPDGRNFICSPPMKGEESRQALWNAINTGVISTLATDHCPFQSYEKDWGKDDFTKVPNGCAGIENMYPYMLAAANAGKITFEKAVELCAANPARIFGCKDKGAVEVGKDADLVIYDPELDFTITNDKMHSDCDHTIWEGVSLHGYPIATYSRGRLVYRDGEFVGERGWGRFVKRSRI, encoded by the coding sequence ATGGATCTGATTATTAAAAATGGTACGGTGGTAACCCCGTCCGGCATGTACAAGGCGGATGTGGGCGTACAGGACGGAAAGATCGTGGAGATCGCTGCAAGCATCCCCGCAGAAGCCAAAGAGGTGGTGGACGCAGCCGGAAAGCTGGTGCTGCCCGGTGCCATTGACGGACATACCCACCTGGCAATGCCCTTTGGAGGCACCATTTCCTCAGACGATTATTTTGCCGGAACCCGGGCAGCTGCCTGCGGCGGTACGACCACTGTGTTTGACTTTGCCATGCAGGATTTCGGTGAGTCCATGGTGGATACTATCAAGCGCCGGGACGCCATGTGTGCGCCGGATGCGGCAGTGGACTACGGGTTTCATGTGGCAGTGAAGGATGTATCCGGGGGACTGCTGGATACTATGGCGGAGGCAGTGGCATACGGAGTACCCACCTTCAAGGTGTTCATGGTATATGACTTCGGCGTGGATGACGGCGTGTTCTATCAGGTGCTGGAAAAGGCGAAAAGCTGCAATGCGCTGATCGAGGTGCATGCGGAGAACCGTGATATCATCGCCGCCCGGACAAAGGAATTCCTGGCGGAGGGCAAGACCGATGCCTGGTATCACTACTTGTCCCGACCGGAATTTGTAGAGGCGGAAGCGGATATGCGTGCCATTCAGTGGGCAAAGTCGTTGGATGCGCCGTTGTACATTGTGCATCTTGCCAATAAGCAGGGTGTGGAGGCAGTGACAAAGGCACAGCAGGAGGGCTATGAGATCTACGCAGAAACCTGTCCGCAGTATCTGGAGTTTACCAGTGAGGTGTACAAGCGGCCGGACGGCAGAAACTTTATCTGTTCCCCGCCCATGAAGGGGGAGGAAAGCCGGCAGGCGCTGTGGAATGCCATCAACACCGGCGTGATCTCCACCCTGGCAACGGATCACTGTCCCTTCCAGAGCTATGAGAAGGATTGGGGCAAGGACGACTTCACCAAGGTGCCCAACGGCTGTGCCGGAATCGAGAACATGTATCCCTACATGCTGGCAGCAGCCAATGCCGGAAAGATTACCTTTGAAAAGGCAGTGGAGCTTTGCGCCGCCAACCCGGCACGGATCTTCGGATGCAAGGACAAGGGTGCAGTGGAAGTGGGGAAGGATGCAGATCTTGTGATCTACGACCCGGAGCTGGATTTCACCATTACCAACGACAAAATGCATTCTGACTGCGATCATACCATCTGGGAGGGCGTCAGCCTGCATGGCTACCCCATCGCAACCTATTCCCGGGGCAGACTGGTGTACCGGGACGGAGAATTTGTCGGAGAACGTGGCTGGGGCAGGTTTGTAAAGCGCAGCCGTATCTGA
- a CDS encoding aminotransferase class III-fold pyridoxal phosphate-dependent enzyme, protein MGKLSGEQVKAYHKQYNLQSWSKQGSINPIPVEKAEGIYIWDYEGNRYTDMSSQLVNLNVGHGNRRIIDAIKEQAEQFCYMAPSYAVESRSLLAKMVIDRMPDNMGKVFFTNGGADANENAIKIARMYTGRNKIFSRYRSYHGSTFGAGNLTGEPRRYPLEPGIPGFVKFFDPYLYREQLPFESEEAASAYYVGKLREQICYEGPDSVAAIVMETITGSNGVIIPPKGYLPGVRKICDEFGIMMICDEVMAGFGRTGKLFAFEHFDVKPDIVSFAKGITCGYVQLGGVCVSKEIAAYFDDHLLSCGLTYSGHPLACAAGVACLEYYDEAKILDNVNAVGKVLGELLEQLKETHPCVGDVRYIGLFSSIELVKDKGTREPLVPYGKDPEGIMGKIIGMLRAKGFMTYSHENMLFVSPPLIITEAQLREEMEKMDQVLTQVDQTML, encoded by the coding sequence ATGGGAAAACTCAGCGGGGAACAGGTCAAGGCGTATCACAAGCAGTACAATCTGCAGTCCTGGTCAAAGCAGGGATCCATCAACCCGATCCCGGTGGAAAAGGCGGAGGGGATCTATATCTGGGATTATGAAGGCAACCGGTACACGGATATGTCCTCCCAGCTGGTGAACCTGAATGTGGGACACGGCAACCGGCGGATCATCGATGCCATCAAGGAGCAGGCAGAGCAGTTCTGTTATATGGCCCCCAGCTATGCGGTAGAGTCCCGGAGCCTGCTGGCGAAAATGGTAATCGACCGGATGCCGGACAATATGGGCAAGGTGTTCTTCACCAACGGAGGTGCAGATGCCAACGAAAATGCCATTAAGATCGCCCGGATGTACACTGGCAGAAATAAGATCTTCTCCCGGTACCGTTCCTATCACGGCTCCACCTTTGGGGCAGGCAATCTGACCGGCGAGCCCCGGCGGTATCCTCTGGAGCCGGGCATTCCGGGCTTCGTAAAATTTTTTGACCCCTATCTGTACCGGGAACAGCTCCCCTTTGAAAGCGAGGAGGCGGCTTCCGCCTACTATGTGGGAAAGCTGCGGGAGCAGATCTGCTACGAGGGGCCGGACAGCGTGGCTGCCATTGTAATGGAGACCATTACCGGCTCCAACGGAGTCATCATTCCCCCCAAGGGCTATCTGCCGGGGGTGCGGAAGATCTGTGATGAGTTCGGGATCATGATGATCTGCGATGAAGTAATGGCTGGCTTTGGCAGAACCGGCAAGCTGTTCGCCTTTGAGCATTTCGACGTCAAGCCGGACATTGTGTCCTTTGCAAAGGGCATCACCTGCGGCTATGTACAGCTGGGCGGCGTCTGCGTCAGCAAGGAAATTGCCGCGTACTTTGATGACCATCTGCTTTCCTGCGGTCTGACCTATTCGGGGCATCCGCTGGCTTGTGCAGCAGGTGTAGCCTGCCTGGAATACTACGACGAGGCAAAGATCCTGGACAATGTGAACGCAGTCGGCAAGGTGCTGGGAGAACTGCTGGAGCAGTTGAAGGAAACCCATCCCTGTGTAGGAGATGTGCGGTACATCGGGCTGTTCTCCTCCATTGAACTGGTAAAGGACAAGGGAACCCGGGAGCCTCTGGTGCCCTATGGAAAGGATCCGGAGGGGATTATGGGGAAGATCATCGGCATGCTTCGTGCCAAGGGCTTTATGACCTACTCCCACGAGAATATGCTCTTTGTTTCTCCGCCCCTGATTATTACAGAGGCACAGCTTCGTGAGGAAATGGAAAAAATGGATCAGGTTCTGACCCAGGTGGATCAGACCATGTTATAA
- the preA gene encoding NAD-dependent dihydropyrimidine dehydrogenase subunit PreA, producing MLNICNEAARCLLCGDAACTAACSKGYDPAGMLRSIRFGNPAGAVWKVDGTGCASCDGACEQACRHYDFPLRIRQTAAALPKRRAKPDLNRLATDFLGVPCENPFFLSSSVVASGYDMCARALSMGWAGVVFKTIGLFIPQEVSPRFDAIGKEDTPFVGFRNLEQISDHDPEENFETLRRLKEAFPEKVIVSSIMGRNEAEWTELARRSEQAGADIIECNFSCPQMCGNGLGSDVGQDPELVRAYTAAVRKGTRLPILAKMTPNLAHMELPAIAAVEAGADGLAAINTVKSITGVDLDSMASLPQVDGRSAVSGYSGKAVKPIALRFIYDMASCDRLKGVPISGMGGIETWQDAAEFLALGCGNLQVTTAVMQYGYRIIEDLLYGLADYLEGKGFASVEQLVGAGVGKIVPAEQLNRSTLVYPKFDQSRCIGCGRCCISCEDGGHQAITLRKGKPVLDAARCVGCHLCRLVCPMGAIGVSRRIPKP from the coding sequence ATGCTGAATATCTGCAATGAGGCGGCAAGATGCCTGCTGTGCGGGGACGCTGCTTGTACCGCCGCTTGTTCCAAGGGCTATGACCCGGCGGGTATGCTCCGGTCGATCCGGTTCGGGAACCCTGCCGGGGCTGTCTGGAAGGTGGATGGGACAGGATGTGCTTCCTGCGATGGTGCCTGTGAACAGGCGTGTCGGCATTATGATTTTCCGCTGCGGATCCGGCAGACGGCGGCAGCCCTGCCGAAGCGGCGTGCCAAGCCGGATCTGAACAGGCTGGCGACAGATTTTCTTGGCGTTCCCTGTGAAAATCCATTTTTCCTGTCCTCCTCTGTGGTGGCAAGCGGCTATGACATGTGCGCAAGGGCGCTGTCCATGGGCTGGGCAGGGGTGGTGTTCAAAACCATTGGTCTGTTCATCCCCCAGGAGGTTTCTCCCCGGTTCGATGCCATTGGCAAGGAGGATACTCCCTTTGTGGGATTCCGGAACCTGGAGCAGATTTCGGATCATGATCCGGAAGAAAACTTCGAGACCCTGCGGCGACTGAAGGAGGCATTCCCGGAAAAGGTCATCGTTTCCTCCATTATGGGCAGAAACGAGGCGGAGTGGACGGAGCTTGCAAGGCGCTCGGAGCAGGCGGGGGCGGATATCATCGAATGCAACTTTTCCTGTCCCCAGATGTGCGGCAACGGGCTTGGCTCCGATGTGGGGCAGGATCCGGAGCTGGTTCGGGCATACACCGCAGCAGTGCGGAAAGGTACTCGGCTGCCGATCCTGGCGAAAATGACTCCGAATCTGGCGCACATGGAGCTTCCGGCTATTGCCGCTGTGGAAGCGGGGGCAGACGGACTTGCCGCCATCAACACCGTCAAGAGCATTACCGGGGTGGATCTGGACAGTATGGCATCCCTGCCCCAGGTGGACGGCAGATCCGCAGTGTCCGGTTATTCCGGCAAGGCGGTCAAGCCCATTGCTCTGCGGTTCATATATGATATGGCATCCTGTGACCGGCTGAAGGGGGTGCCCATCAGCGGCATGGGAGGCATTGAAACCTGGCAGGATGCAGCGGAATTTCTGGCGCTGGGCTGCGGCAATTTACAGGTTACCACCGCCGTGATGCAGTACGGGTACCGGATCATTGAGGATCTGCTGTACGGACTGGCGGATTACCTGGAAGGCAAGGGTTTTGCCAGTGTGGAGCAGCTGGTAGGTGCCGGAGTGGGCAAGATCGTTCCGGCGGAGCAGCTGAACCGGAGCACCTTGGTGTATCCCAAGTTTGACCAGTCTCGATGTATCGGCTGCGGCAGATGCTGCATCAGCTGTGAGGACGGCGGGCACCAGGCAATCACTCTGCGGAAGGGGAAACCGGTTCTGGATGCTGCACGCTGTGTGGGATGCCATCTGTGCCGGTTGGTGTGCCCCATGGGTGCCATCGGCGTCAGCCGCCGGATCCCGAAGCCATAA
- a CDS encoding PucR family transcriptional regulator, which yields MPISLSRLCENTEKSYQLRLIAGRDGLDNPVRWVHMIEDPEVTGFIHGNELVFTTGIRQRGVDWLLDFVVNLREHGAVGLVVNLGPYITSIPPQVIVYCEQNAFPLFTIPWEEHIIDVTYDFCHRIVSSEEIETSVAAAFRNLIFSPEKEDGYRTAMLRSGFHNESSYTIMALRLKTTRKIRKLSDLWKQYSFSMGRILKKSAYPACVFQQENNLILVRQKSSPAEMKRLYTAIQRLLDKQDSLFAGISTVEEGWGKVPELYSEAVSALTVACQRRVPCMEYADLGIYKVLFGVRDTSILSDYVKSTLGVLMEYDRKNNTDYVQTLRVYLDSNGSVQQVAQKLNFHRNTVNYKMKMIREILQTELRDTDKMNYMLAFCIMEMLDAV from the coding sequence ATGCCGATCTCGCTGTCAAGACTTTGTGAAAATACGGAAAAGAGCTATCAGCTGCGGCTGATTGCCGGCCGGGACGGACTGGATAATCCGGTTCGGTGGGTGCATATGATTGAGGATCCGGAGGTGACGGGGTTTATCCACGGCAATGAGCTGGTGTTTACCACCGGCATCCGGCAGCGGGGTGTGGACTGGCTCCTGGACTTTGTGGTGAACCTGCGGGAGCACGGAGCGGTAGGTCTGGTGGTGAATCTGGGACCCTATATCACCTCCATTCCGCCCCAGGTGATCGTGTACTGTGAGCAGAATGCCTTCCCGTTGTTCACGATTCCCTGGGAGGAGCATATCATTGATGTGACCTATGATTTCTGCCACCGGATCGTCAGCAGCGAGGAGATCGAAACCAGTGTGGCAGCCGCCTTCCGGAATCTGATCTTTTCGCCGGAAAAGGAGGATGGATACCGGACGGCAATGCTGCGCAGCGGTTTTCACAACGAGAGCAGCTACACCATCATGGCACTGCGGCTGAAAACCACCCGGAAGATCCGGAAGCTTTCGGATCTATGGAAGCAGTACAGCTTCTCCATGGGACGGATCTTAAAAAAATCCGCCTATCCAGCCTGTGTGTTTCAACAGGAAAACAATCTGATCCTGGTGCGGCAGAAATCCTCCCCGGCGGAGATGAAACGGCTGTACACAGCCATTCAGCGATTGCTGGACAAGCAGGACAGTCTCTTTGCCGGTATCAGTACCGTGGAGGAGGGCTGGGGAAAGGTGCCGGAGCTGTACAGCGAGGCGGTATCCGCCCTGACGGTGGCATGCCAGCGCAGAGTACCTTGCATGGAATATGCGGATCTGGGGATCTATAAGGTGCTGTTCGGCGTGCGGGATACTTCCATTCTGTCGGATTATGTGAAGTCTACCCTGGGAGTGCTGATGGAATATGACCGGAAGAACAATACGGATTATGTACAGACCCTGCGGGTTTATCTGGACAGCAACGGCAGTGTGCAGCAGGTGGCACAGAAGCTGAACTTTCACCGGAATACGGTGAATTACAAAATGAAAATGATCCGGGAGATCCTGCAAACGGAATTGCGGGATACGGACAAAATGAATTACATGCTGGCGTTTTGCATTATGGAAATGCTGGACGCTGTATAA
- a CDS encoding ABC transporter substrate-binding protein: protein MKHRKTSAFALVAVLAMVQLTACGTAQSSESAPGSAATGSSAASSSAGGESSEEIIKAASAAGKIGNWGLGNEYEIQALLTKYGLPTDYITQDFTMDQFDSDAVTLASAMTYNELGLVVNGYDGGYNYGDSVATIDMNDEGVAMLEDNLFCSKAFAQSNPNTVKAFVSASMKGWYYACEHPDEAAQIVFEAGSSVSADHQAYMAKEVAKLVTTDMKGNTVSADKVGQMQDEAMQQTLDLAKKYIILEDASAKEKLQSLTLDDIRSTDYLTYDKDKDGAVEKSAVSVQLKWLPQAQFMGYYVAKAKGYYDEVGLDVTIVSGGGDISETTAVYNGTVDFGVTWVSNLINADAGGMDLLEVAQVYQRSGLVLVYKKK, encoded by the coding sequence ATGAAACACAGGAAAACATCTGCATTCGCTTTGGTTGCTGTACTGGCAATGGTACAGCTGACAGCCTGCGGTACGGCACAAAGCAGTGAGTCCGCACCCGGCAGCGCAGCCACAGGTTCTTCCGCCGCATCTTCCAGTGCAGGCGGCGAGTCCTCCGAGGAGATCATCAAGGCAGCTTCCGCCGCCGGAAAGATCGGCAACTGGGGGCTTGGAAATGAGTATGAGATCCAGGCATTGCTGACAAAGTACGGGCTGCCCACGGATTATATCACCCAGGACTTTACCATGGATCAGTTTGATTCAGACGCTGTGACCCTGGCATCCGCCATGACCTACAACGAGCTGGGACTGGTGGTCAACGGCTATGACGGCGGCTATAACTACGGAGACAGCGTAGCGACGATCGATATGAACGATGAGGGTGTGGCAATGCTGGAGGACAATCTGTTCTGTTCCAAGGCATTTGCCCAGTCCAACCCCAATACGGTGAAGGCATTTGTATCCGCATCCATGAAGGGCTGGTATTACGCCTGCGAGCATCCGGACGAAGCAGCACAGATCGTTTTTGAGGCTGGTTCCTCCGTATCCGCCGATCACCAGGCGTACATGGCAAAGGAAGTGGCAAAGCTGGTTACCACGGATATGAAGGGCAATACAGTATCTGCCGACAAGGTGGGACAGATGCAGGATGAGGCAATGCAGCAGACTCTGGATCTGGCAAAGAAGTATATCATTCTGGAGGATGCCTCCGCCAAGGAAAAGCTCCAGTCTCTGACTCTGGACGATATCCGTTCTACGGATTATCTCACCTACGACAAGGATAAGGACGGAGCAGTGGAGAAATCCGCCGTGTCCGTACAGCTTAAATGGCTGCCTCAGGCACAGTTTATGGGCTACTATGTGGCAAAGGCGAAGGGCTATTATGACGAAGTCGGTCTGGATGTGACCATCGTATCCGGCGGCGGCGATATCTCCGAAACAACTGCTGTTTACAACGGTACTGTGGACTTCGGCGTAACCTGGGTATCCAACCTGATTAACGCTGACGCCGGCGGCATGGATCTGCTGGAGGTGGCGCAGGTTTACCAGCGCTCCGGTCTGGTACTGGTGTACAAAAAGAAGTAA
- a CDS encoding ECF transporter S component produces MEETIKNSGAQKLDVKRLTVLAMLAAVIVLMAFTPIGYLKVGAVSITFIMIPVVIGAVVTGPRGGALLGAVFGITSFIQCFGLDTFGTAMMSINPVFTFLLCMVPRVLMGLLAGMIYKGMCKATKNGILPFAVSCLSGAVLNTVGFVGLFLLLFYNSITALLGTDTVAGAIGLLVTGNALIEAGVCLVLGTAIAKGLVHVLPRNK; encoded by the coding sequence ATGGAAGAAACAATCAAGAACTCCGGCGCACAAAAGCTGGACGTAAAGCGGCTCACAGTGCTGGCGATGCTGGCGGCGGTCATCGTGCTGATGGCGTTTACACCCATCGGCTACCTGAAGGTGGGGGCAGTGTCCATCACCTTTATCATGATCCCGGTAGTCATCGGCGCCGTGGTCACAGGTCCCAGGGGAGGCGCTCTGCTGGGTGCTGTGTTCGGCATCACCAGCTTTATTCAGTGCTTCGGTCTGGACACCTTTGGCACAGCCATGATGAGTATCAATCCGGTGTTCACGTTCCTGCTGTGCATGGTGCCCCGTGTGCTGATGGGACTGTTGGCAGGGATGATCTACAAGGGCATGTGCAAAGCCACCAAAAACGGCATTCTGCCCTTTGCGGTTTCATGCCTCAGCGGTGCAGTGCTGAATACGGTCGGGTTCGTTGGTCTGTTTTTGTTGCTGTTTTATAACAGTATTACCGCTTTGCTGGGTACGGATACGGTGGCAGGTGCCATCGGGCTGCTGGTGACCGGCAATGCGCTGATTGAAGCCGGGGTTTGCCTGGTGCTTGGCACAGCCATTGCCAAGGGTCTGGTACATGTTCTGCCTCGGAATAAGTAA
- a CDS encoding ABC transporter permease — translation MKRLKRFFRSGTMVTLVWVLGIAAIWEGFAYYVAQTKRTPLNVLPHLWQIIGSFFSDKMITGQMTMIQLIGNSCAETLSRAAIGFLIGTVLGYLLALLMNLSGIVEKIAFPYLMIIQMIPILGMAPIILAITGDINTSRIVIAAILTFYPVSTNTLAGFKAVEKEKHELMYSYAASKFQHYIKTIIPSSIPYFFTGLKISAPMAITASILVDTLQGGNGLGCMLSQSLKGGMSRLVFWDIVLISAVIGILSFYLMGLLEKLICPYKRKS, via the coding sequence ATGAAACGGCTCAAGCGATTTTTCCGCTCCGGCACTATGGTGACTCTGGTGTGGGTGCTGGGCATTGCGGCGATCTGGGAAGGCTTTGCGTATTATGTGGCGCAAACCAAGCGGACGCCTTTGAACGTACTGCCTCATCTGTGGCAGATCATCGGTTCCTTTTTCAGCGATAAGATGATCACCGGGCAGATGACCATGATACAGCTGATCGGCAACAGCTGTGCGGAGACCCTGTCCCGGGCGGCGATCGGCTTTCTGATCGGCACCGTGCTGGGGTACCTGCTGGCGCTGCTGATGAATCTGTCGGGGATCGTGGAGAAGATCGCATTCCCGTATCTGATGATCATTCAGATGATCCCGATCCTGGGCATGGCGCCCATCATTCTGGCAATCACGGGGGATATCAACACGTCCCGGATCGTGATCGCTGCGATTCTGACCTTTTATCCGGTTTCCACCAATACCCTGGCAGGGTTCAAGGCGGTGGAAAAGGAGAAGCACGAGTTGATGTACAGCTATGCGGCAAGCAAATTCCAGCACTACATCAAGACCATCATTCCCTCCAGCATCCCGTATTTCTTTACGGGGCTGAAGATCTCCGCACCCATGGCGATTACGGCATCTATTCTGGTGGATACGCTCCAGGGAGGCAACGGTCTTGGCTGTATGCTTTCCCAGTCCCTGAAGGGGGGCATGTCCAGACTGGTGTTCTGGGACATTGTTCTCATCAGTGCAGTGATTGGCATTCTGAGCTTTTATCTGATGGGTCTGCTGGAAAAACTGATTTGTCCGTACAAGCGAAAGAGCTGA
- a CDS encoding ABC transporter permease — protein sequence MKQLKRLAHMAPNVLLPLGVAVLLVILWQTQVLHKLLGTDTITLPLPTRIGEIISQNTAAIGQHVEITLTVALGGLLLGSLLGYGIAVIATIFPKWGAGGLTIVSAFNAIPIVALAPVINNWTRDFSNDVSTRSTFAKILVVTIFCTASMSVNAFRGLTELKPFSEDLMKTYAARHTTVFAKLRLPNSVPYVFTALKVSVPASVIGALVSEYFAEDTVGVGRQIRENIVKGQYPTAWAYIAVACLIGISMYAILMLAEHFILKRRKG from the coding sequence ATGAAACAATTGAAGCGACTGGCGCACATGGCACCCAATGTGCTTTTGCCCCTGGGAGTGGCAGTGCTGCTGGTGATCCTCTGGCAGACCCAGGTGCTGCATAAGCTGCTAGGGACGGATACCATCACTCTGCCGCTGCCTACTCGGATCGGGGAGATCATTTCCCAGAACACCGCCGCCATCGGGCAGCATGTGGAGATTACCTTAACGGTGGCGTTGGGAGGCTTACTGCTGGGATCCCTGCTGGGCTACGGCATCGCAGTGATCGCAACCATCTTTCCCAAATGGGGTGCGGGGGGATTGACCATCGTCTCCGCCTTCAACGCCATTCCCATTGTGGCATTGGCACCGGTCATCAACAACTGGACCCGGGATTTCAGCAATGACGTCAGCACACGAAGCACCTTTGCCAAGATCCTGGTGGTGACAATTTTCTGTACCGCCTCCATGAGTGTGAATGCCTTCCGGGGGCTGACAGAGCTGAAGCCATTTTCAGAGGATCTGATGAAAACCTATGCAGCAAGGCATACCACCGTGTTTGCAAAGCTGCGGCTGCCAAACAGTGTGCCCTATGTATTTACGGCACTGAAGGTCAGCGTACCTGCCAGCGTCATCGGTGCACTGGTCAGCGAGTATTTCGCAGAGGATACAGTAGGCGTAGGCAGACAGATCCGGGAGAACATTGTGAAGGGACAGTATCCCACCGCATGGGCATACATTGCGGTCGCCTGTCTGATCGGAATCAGCATGTATGCGATTCTGATGCTGGCAGAGCATTTCATTCTGAAGCGCAGGAAGGGTTAA
- a CDS encoding ABC transporter ATP-binding protein encodes MATMELEKTLPSAENNVEIMLDQVGMVYQNADGKDVTALTSVSLDIQKGEFVSLLGPSGCGKTTLLRIIADLLQPTSGTVQIGGETPRAARLKQRYGMVFQSAVLYDWRTVRKNVMLPLEIMKVPKADRIERADKMLKLVGLTDFADHYPRQLSGGMQQRVGIARALAIRPEILLMDEPFSALDEFTREKLHVDLLRIWRKTNKTIIFVTHNIQESVFLSDRVCVLSPHPGRLSAVVNIDLPRPRTMEMKETPEFTALVAKVRNSFEGV; translated from the coding sequence ATGGCAACGATGGAGCTTGAAAAAACCCTGCCGTCTGCGGAAAACAACGTGGAGATCATGCTGGATCAGGTGGGTATGGTATATCAGAATGCGGACGGAAAGGATGTGACAGCCTTGACCAGCGTATCGCTGGATATCCAGAAGGGAGAATTTGTTTCCCTGCTGGGGCCTTCCGGCTGCGGCAAGACCACCCTGCTGCGGATCATTGCAGATCTGCTGCAGCCTACCTCCGGCACAGTACAAATTGGCGGGGAAACGCCCCGGGCGGCACGGCTCAAGCAGCGGTACGGCATGGTGTTCCAGAGTGCAGTGCTGTATGACTGGCGCACCGTCCGGAAAAACGTCATGCTGCCTCTGGAGATCATGAAGGTGCCCAAGGCAGATCGGATCGAGCGGGCGGATAAGATGCTCAAGCTCGTGGGACTGACGGATTTTGCGGATCATTATCCCCGGCAGCTCAGCGGCGGCATGCAGCAGAGAGTGGGCATTGCAAGAGCCCTGGCGATCCGGCCGGAGATCCTGTTGATGGACGAGCCCTTTTCCGCATTGGATGAATTTACGAGAGAAAAACTCCATGTGGATCTGCTGCGGATCTGGCGGAAAACCAACAAGACCATTATTTTCGTAACCCACAACATTCAGGAATCTGTGTTCCTGTCCGACAGGGTATGCGTACTGTCTCCCCATCCGGGGCGGCTGTCCGCAGTGGTGAATATTGATCTGCCCCGTCCCAGAACCATGGAAATGAAGGAAACACCCGAATTTACCGCCCTGGTGGCAAAGGTCAGAAACAGCTTTGAGGGTGTATAA
- a CDS encoding Zn-dependent hydrolase, translating into MYVCSKERMTDKIRTFSKFGDAGHGGITRYSLSPEAIQARNEFIRRMKAIGAEIEIDDVANIYATLPGSAPDAKRIVMASHCDSVKNGGNYDGILGVMSAMEVLETVAAEKIPHKHPLTAMIWTNEEGSLYPPAMMCSGIVCYDYLPEDIRAKFRYEDMMASKSILDGSKTFGQALDASGFKGDKKYRLSPDRYLYMFETHIEQGPILEDNGKDIGVVDCVLGMFNYRLKFYGQTTHAGTFPMPKRRDAFLAASLALCYLHEEIDKLGYPELVYTTGEVVCHPCVHTCVPDYFDFSFDARHEDPKVLEQVLAIVKGCADKTWAGCTCKVEKAWNRDTVYWNKKLVGYVKAAAEELGVSHQYIHSGAGHDAQFASYMLPTTMIFVQSKDGLSHCEPEYSSPEHCTEGASVMLNAVLKADAE; encoded by the coding sequence ATGTATGTATGCAGCAAGGAAAGAATGACCGACAAGATCCGCACATTCAGCAAATTCGGCGATGCAGGGCACGGGGGCATCACCCGGTATTCCCTGTCCCCGGAAGCAATCCAGGCACGCAATGAATTTATCCGGCGCATGAAGGCCATCGGGGCGGAGATTGAGATCGATGATGTGGCGAATATCTACGCAACGCTGCCGGGCAGTGCTCCGGATGCCAAGCGGATCGTCATGGCGTCCCACTGTGATTCCGTGAAGAACGGCGGCAACTATGACGGTATTCTGGGTGTTATGAGCGCCATGGAGGTGCTGGAAACGGTGGCGGCGGAGAAGATCCCCCACAAGCATCCACTGACCGCCATGATCTGGACCAACGAGGAGGGTTCCCTGTATCCCCCGGCTATGATGTGCTCCGGCATCGTGTGCTATGATTACCTGCCGGAGGATATCCGGGCAAAGTTCCGTTACGAGGATATGATGGCGTCCAAGAGCATTCTGGATGGCTCCAAGACCTTTGGTCAGGCGTTGGATGCATCCGGCTTCAAGGGGGACAAAAAATACCGGCTGTCTCCGGACCGGTATCTGTATATGTTTGAGACCCACATTGAGCAGGGTCCCATTCTGGAGGACAACGGCAAGGATATCGGCGTGGTGGACTGTGTGCTGGGCATGTTCAACTACCGGCTGAAATTTTACGGACAGACCACCCATGCAGGCACTTTCCCCATGCCCAAGCGGCGGGATGCATTCCTTGCCGCATCCCTGGCATTGTGCTACCTCCATGAGGAAATCGATAAGCTGGGGTATCCGGAACTGGTATACACCACCGGTGAAGTGGTGTGCCACCCCTGCGTACATACCTGTGTGCCGGATTACTTTGATTTTTCCTTCGATGCCCGGCATGAGGATCCCAAGGTACTGGAACAGGTACTCGCCATTGTAAAGGGATGTGCCGATAAGACCTGGGCAGGCTGTACCTGCAAGGTGGAGAAGGCATGGAACCGGGATACGGTATACTGGAACAAGAAGCTGGTTGGCTATGTGAAGGCTGCCGCAGAGGAACTGGGTGTCAGCCATCAGTATATTCACTCCGGTGCAGGACATGACGCACAGTTTGCCTCCTATATGCTGCCTACTACCATGATCTTTGTACAGTCCAAGGACGGCTTGTCCCACTGTGAGCCAGAGTATTCCTCACCGGAGCATTGCACCGAGGGCGCATCCGTGATGCTGAACGCCGTACTGAAGGCGGATGCCGAATAG